Proteins encoded together in one Flavobacteriales bacterium window:
- a CDS encoding adenosylcobalamin-dependent ribonucleoside-diphosphate reductase → MNDTLALRASRTVPVAVPSSPVTPEEALANARAAFQGDELAATTWVNKYALRDAAGNLVEASPADMHRRMAREFARIESRYAPVPAEKRASLSTYGQARERLDEQRIFSLFDGFRDVVPQGSVMASLGDPYRLASLSNCVVIPSPPDSYGGIFHNDQQLAQLFKRRCGVGFDLSTLRPSGAPVSNAARTSTGAVSFMERFSNTTREVAQKGRRGALMLTMDIAHPDIERFITIKQDLTKVTGANVSVRVSDEFLQAVEADADFTLRWPIDAKKPVVTKVVKARELWNTLITCAHATAEPGVIFWDRQHLYSTSSVYPGFRNESTNPCSEIAMQGGDSCRLIAINLYGFVNEPFTHRAWFDHERFASVTYEAQRLMDDLVDLELEAVDRILAKVDADPEPDELKRTERETWELLRDTGKKGRRTGLGFTGLADALAALNLKYDSEAAIEAAEDILRTKCRAEFDSSIDMAIERGAFEGFAPAVERTSEFTAMLEKELPEVHDRMMRHGRRNISLSTVAPTGTLSLLTRTSSGIEPVYMLGYTRRRKVVPGDPHATVTFTDDLGDQWEEFTVHHPRVLDWMKVTGRSDPDGSPYHGATANDIDRHKRIRMQAVVQKYTTHSISSTINLPSTATVEEVGGIYLEAWHHGLKGITVYRDGSRSGVLVAADKGEAAPTHGVDQPHHTTRPERLEADVLRFNNETEPWLAVVGLLDGKPYEIFTGKANGGFELPKWVSKGWVVKRKDAKRGKNIYDLEYADADDYRVTVQGLSRTFNPEFWNYAILISGMLRQGMPLPNVVDVVTNLNLYDATLNTWKNGVVRALTRYIPDGTKASGRKCPECGDADGLYYEEGCLKCKSCGQSKCG, encoded by the coding sequence ATGAACGATACCCTCGCCCTCCGCGCATCCCGCACCGTGCCCGTCGCCGTTCCATCATCCCCTGTCACCCCCGAGGAGGCCCTGGCGAACGCCCGCGCGGCCTTCCAAGGTGATGAGCTGGCGGCCACCACCTGGGTGAACAAGTATGCCCTCCGCGATGCGGCCGGCAACCTGGTGGAGGCCTCGCCGGCCGACATGCATCGGCGCATGGCCCGTGAGTTCGCGCGGATCGAGTCGCGGTATGCGCCTGTGCCAGCGGAGAAGCGTGCGTCGCTCTCCACCTACGGACAGGCGCGCGAACGCCTGGACGAACAACGCATCTTCTCCCTCTTCGACGGCTTCCGCGACGTGGTACCGCAGGGCAGCGTGATGGCCTCACTAGGCGATCCCTACCGCCTGGCCTCGCTGAGCAACTGCGTGGTGATCCCCTCGCCGCCGGACAGCTATGGTGGCATCTTCCACAACGACCAGCAGCTGGCCCAGCTCTTCAAACGTCGCTGTGGTGTGGGCTTCGACCTCAGCACCCTGCGCCCCTCCGGAGCGCCCGTAAGCAACGCCGCACGCACCAGCACCGGCGCCGTCAGTTTCATGGAACGCTTCAGCAACACGACGCGCGAAGTGGCCCAGAAGGGGAGGCGGGGCGCCCTGATGCTCACCATGGACATCGCACATCCGGACATCGAGCGCTTCATCACCATCAAGCAGGACCTCACCAAGGTCACAGGCGCCAACGTGAGCGTGCGTGTCAGCGACGAGTTCCTCCAGGCCGTGGAGGCCGATGCCGATTTCACCCTGCGCTGGCCCATCGACGCGAAGAAGCCCGTGGTGACCAAGGTGGTGAAGGCCCGCGAACTGTGGAACACGCTCATCACCTGCGCGCACGCCACCGCCGAGCCGGGCGTGATCTTCTGGGACCGCCAGCACCTGTACAGCACGAGCAGCGTGTACCCCGGCTTCCGCAACGAGAGCACCAACCCGTGCAGCGAGATCGCCATGCAGGGCGGGGACAGCTGCCGGCTCATCGCCATCAACCTGTACGGCTTCGTCAACGAACCCTTCACCCATCGCGCCTGGTTCGACCACGAGCGCTTCGCGTCGGTGACCTACGAGGCCCAGCGCCTGATGGACGACCTGGTGGACCTCGAGCTCGAGGCCGTGGACCGCATCCTGGCCAAGGTCGACGCCGACCCCGAACCCGACGAGCTGAAGCGCACAGAGCGCGAGACCTGGGAGCTGCTGCGCGACACCGGGAAGAAGGGCCGCCGCACCGGCCTGGGCTTCACCGGACTGGCCGATGCCCTCGCCGCGCTCAACCTGAAGTACGACAGCGAGGCCGCCATCGAGGCCGCCGAGGATATCCTCCGCACCAAGTGCCGCGCGGAGTTCGACAGCAGCATCGACATGGCCATCGAGCGCGGGGCCTTCGAGGGCTTCGCGCCCGCCGTGGAGCGCACGAGCGAGTTCACCGCCATGCTGGAAAAGGAGCTGCCCGAGGTGCACGACCGCATGATGCGCCACGGCCGCCGCAACATCAGTCTCAGCACCGTGGCACCCACCGGCACGCTCAGCCTGCTCACGCGCACCAGCAGCGGCATCGAGCCGGTGTACATGCTCGGCTACACGCGCCGACGCAAGGTGGTGCCCGGCGACCCCCACGCCACCGTCACCTTCACCGACGACCTGGGCGACCAGTGGGAGGAGTTCACGGTGCATCACCCGCGCGTGCTGGACTGGATGAAGGTGACCGGCAGGAGCGACCCCGACGGAAGCCCGTACCATGGCGCCACCGCCAACGACATCGACCGGCACAAGCGCATCCGCATGCAGGCCGTGGTCCAGAAGTACACCACACACAGCATCAGCAGCACCATCAACCTGCCAAGCACTGCGACCGTGGAGGAGGTGGGGGGCATCTACCTGGAAGCCTGGCACCACGGCCTGAAAGGCATCACGGTGTACCGGGATGGCAGTCGGAGCGGCGTGCTGGTGGCTGCGGACAAAGGCGAAGCAGCACCGACCCATGGGGTCGACCAGCCCCACCATACCACCCGCCCCGAACGATTGGAGGCCGATGTCCTCCGGTTCAACAACGAGACGGAACCCTGGCTGGCCGTGGTGGGCCTGTTGGACGGCAAGCCCTACGAGATCTTCACCGGCAAGGCCAACGGCGGCTTCGAACTGCCCAAGTGGGTGAGCAAGGGCTGGGTGGTGAAACGCAAGGACGCCAAGCGCGGCAAGAACATCTACGACCTGGAGTATGCCGACGCGGACGACTACCGCGTGACGGTACAGGGACTCAGCCGCACCTTCAACCCCGAGTTCTGGAACTACGCCATCCTGATCAGTGGGATGCTGCGCCAAGGCATGCCCTTGCCGAACGTGGTGGATGTGGTGACGAACCTGAACCTGTACGACGCCACCTTGAACACGTGGAAGAACGGCGTGGTGCGCGCGCTAACCCGTTACATCCCGGACGGCACCAAGGCCTCGGGCCGCAAGTGCCCCGAATGCGGCGATGCGGACGGCCTCTATTACGAGGAGGGCTGCTTGAAGTGCAAGAGCTGCGGGCAGAGCAAGTGCGGATAG
- a CDS encoding fasciclin domain-containing protein has translation MSLPIPSKNALALVTTVLLAACGAPDPGAAPPADATAPPAGGQSTVVDEQSQKNIVAVAVGSKDHTTLVAAVKAAEYVDVLSNAGPFTVFAPVNDAFAALPAGTVEGLLKPEKKADLQNILEYHVWVGVLKPEQLTDGKVLNMVNLKNATISRKDGKLMINDATVVASVPTSNGIIHVIDKVLLPG, from the coding sequence ATGAGCCTCCCCATCCCCTCCAAGAACGCGCTGGCGCTCGTCACCACCGTGCTGCTGGCCGCTTGCGGCGCACCCGATCCCGGTGCAGCGCCGCCCGCTGATGCGACCGCACCTCCGGCTGGTGGTCAGTCCACCGTGGTGGATGAACAATCGCAGAAGAACATCGTGGCCGTGGCCGTCGGCTCCAAGGACCATACGACCCTGGTGGCCGCGGTGAAGGCGGCCGAATACGTGGACGTATTGAGCAACGCCGGACCGTTCACCGTGTTCGCGCCGGTGAACGATGCGTTCGCCGCGCTGCCCGCAGGGACCGTCGAGGGCCTGCTGAAGCCCGAGAAGAAGGCTGACCTGCAGAACATCCTGGAGTACCATGTGTGGGTGGGCGTCCTCAAGCCCGAACAGCTCACCGACGGCAAGGTGTTGAACATGGTGAACCTCAAGAACGCCACGATCTCCCGCAAGGACGGCAAGCTCATGATCAACGATGCCACCGTGGTGGCCAGTGTGCCCACCAGCAACGGCATCATCCACGTGATCGACAAGGTGCTGCTGCCGGGTTGA
- a CDS encoding ABC transporter permease subunit, with product MGKVLYYTLVDLARNRSVVAFTALVLAVAEGLFLVEADPVKALLSLVQVMLALVPLVSLILTVVYTYDTHEFTQLLAVQPIGRRAILGGRMAAMALALLVALLFGLGLPLTVHAPGTTSMVLLVAVVLLAWVHTALGTLIALVHRDKARGVGVALITWAGFVLVYDALLMALLFAFSDRPIEPLVLPIAALNPIDLARIAIMIRVDLAAMMGYSGAVYQQMLGSGPGIAVALALMLAWIAWPTLAAFRVFRRKDL from the coding sequence ATGGGCAAGGTGCTCTACTACACCCTGGTGGACCTGGCGCGGAACCGTTCCGTCGTCGCATTCACCGCACTGGTGCTCGCGGTGGCCGAAGGCCTCTTCCTCGTGGAGGCCGACCCGGTGAAGGCGCTCCTCAGCCTCGTGCAGGTGATGCTGGCGCTGGTGCCGCTGGTCTCGCTCATCCTTACAGTGGTCTACACCTACGACACGCACGAGTTCACGCAACTGCTCGCCGTACAGCCCATCGGGCGCCGGGCCATCCTCGGTGGGCGCATGGCGGCCATGGCACTGGCGCTCCTGGTGGCCCTGCTCTTCGGCCTCGGTCTTCCGCTCACCGTCCACGCACCGGGAACCACGTCCATGGTGCTGCTGGTCGCCGTGGTGCTGCTCGCCTGGGTGCACACGGCCCTGGGTACGCTGATCGCCTTGGTGCACCGCGACAAGGCCCGGGGGGTGGGTGTCGCCCTGATCACCTGGGCCGGGTTCGTCCTCGTGTATGATGCCCTGCTGATGGCCTTGCTCTTCGCCTTCAGCGACCGACCGATCGAACCACTGGTGCTGCCCATTGCGGCCCTCAACCCGATCGACCTCGCCCGCATCGCCATCATGATCCGGGTGGACCTGGCCGCCATGATGGGCTATAGCGGTGCGGTATACCAGCAGATGCTGGGTTCCGGTCCCGGGATCGCCGTGGCGCTCGCGCTCATGCTTGCCTGGATCGCATGGCCAACGCTGGCGGCCTTCCGTGTCTTCCGGCGCAAGGATCTTTGA
- a CDS encoding ABC transporter ATP-binding protein, with the protein MDSIIFSGVGKRYRSLWALRDVDATFRQGEVVMVIGPNGSGKTTLIKCLLGLVRPTTGSIRVEGQVIGPDPGYRRSIGYMPQISQFPPSLTIGQLLDMMRDVRGLTPASADDGLVEELGLAPQLNKRLGALSGGTMQKVSAVLAFRSRPRILVMDEPTAGLDPVSARTVLDHAAALRSDGGTVLITSHLMEEVEALADRIAYLQEGTLRFLLPLNDVLQRTGADRLALALPKLLADPV; encoded by the coding sequence ATGGATAGCATCATCTTCAGCGGCGTGGGCAAGCGCTACCGGTCGCTATGGGCACTGCGGGATGTGGACGCCACGTTCCGCCAGGGCGAGGTGGTGATGGTCATCGGCCCCAACGGTTCGGGCAAGACCACGCTCATCAAATGCCTGCTCGGTCTGGTGCGTCCCACCACCGGGAGCATCCGGGTGGAGGGTCAGGTCATCGGACCGGACCCCGGTTATCGGCGATCCATCGGCTACATGCCTCAGATCTCGCAGTTCCCGCCATCGCTCACCATCGGCCAGCTGCTCGACATGATGCGCGATGTGCGCGGACTCACCCCGGCATCCGCGGATGACGGGCTGGTGGAGGAGCTGGGCCTCGCTCCCCAGCTGAACAAGCGCCTGGGTGCTCTTTCCGGCGGCACCATGCAGAAGGTGAGCGCCGTGCTGGCCTTCCGATCGCGGCCGCGCATCCTGGTGATGGACGAGCCCACCGCCGGGCTCGATCCGGTGAGCGCACGCACCGTGCTGGACCACGCGGCGGCGCTGCGCTCGGACGGCGGCACGGTCCTCATCACCTCGCACCTCATGGAAGAGGTGGAGGCTCTGGCCGATCGCATCGCCTACCTGCAGGAGGGCACCCTGCGATTCCTGCTTCCGTTGAACGACGTGCTGCAGCGCACAGGGGCCGACCGGCTGGCGCTGGCCCTGCCCAAGCTGTTGGCCGATCCCGTGTGA
- the nosD gene encoding nitrous oxide reductase family maturation protein NosD, protein MLTWSASARVHLFRAANGSLAAVIARAADGDTIVVDGTVREGPVVIDRSVRLFGLPGAEIDGGEVGEVLMITAPDVTVQGFIIRGTRISNLNDNAGIKVNGGARPVIRANRLIGCFFAIYLSAVRGAVVEGNTIEGHAKRDDQMGNGIHLWKCTEAIIRRNIVRDHRDGIYFEFVTDSRIEDNLTHGNVRYGLHFMFSHRDSYERNVFVDNGAGVAVMFSHHIGMRRNRFLHNRGGSAYGLLLKEINDGEITDNTFTDNTTGLMVDGCNRIKAEGNTFRTNGWALRLFANATACTFSGNSFQGNTFDVSTNGDLKLNILEANYWDRHIGYDLDRDGHGDVPHRPVGFFALLVERVPYAIVFSRSLFVVLLDRAERVLPTLSPADLKDDRPLMRPPHG, encoded by the coding sequence ATGCTGACGTGGTCGGCCTCGGCGCGTGTACACCTGTTCCGTGCCGCGAACGGCAGCCTGGCCGCCGTCATCGCCCGCGCCGCGGACGGGGACACCATCGTGGTGGACGGTACGGTGCGGGAAGGACCGGTCGTCATCGACCGGTCGGTCCGTCTGTTCGGGTTGCCCGGAGCGGAGATCGACGGCGGGGAGGTGGGGGAGGTCCTGATGATCACCGCGCCCGATGTCACGGTCCAGGGGTTCATCATCCGGGGCACACGCATCAGCAACTTGAACGACAATGCCGGCATCAAGGTGAACGGCGGCGCAAGGCCGGTGATCCGCGCCAACCGGCTCATCGGCTGCTTCTTCGCCATCTACCTCAGCGCCGTCCGAGGCGCCGTGGTCGAAGGCAACACGATCGAGGGCCATGCCAAGCGTGATGACCAGATGGGCAATGGCATCCATCTATGGAAATGCACCGAGGCCATCATCCGCCGGAACATCGTGCGCGACCACCGCGACGGCATCTACTTCGAGTTCGTCACCGATTCGCGCATCGAGGACAATCTCACGCATGGCAACGTGCGGTACGGGCTGCACTTCATGTTCAGCCATCGTGACAGCTACGAGCGGAACGTGTTCGTGGACAACGGCGCGGGCGTGGCGGTGATGTTCAGCCACCACATCGGCATGCGCAGGAACCGCTTCCTGCACAACCGGGGAGGTAGCGCCTACGGGCTCCTGTTGAAGGAGATCAACGACGGCGAGATCACGGACAATACGTTCACGGACAACACCACGGGCCTGATGGTGGACGGGTGCAACCGCATCAAGGCGGAGGGCAACACCTTCCGCACCAACGGATGGGCGCTTCGGCTGTTCGCCAACGCCACGGCCTGCACCTTCTCCGGCAACAGCTTCCAGGGCAACACGTTCGATGTGAGCACCAACGGCGACCTGAAACTGAACATCCTCGAAGCCAACTACTGGGACCGGCACATCGGCTATGACCTGGATCGCGACGGACATGGCGATGTGCCCCATCGCCCGGTCGGTTTCTTCGCCCTGCTGGTGGAGCGGGTGCCGTACGCGATCGTGTTCTCGCGCAGCCTGTTCGTGGTGCTGCTGGACCGCGCCGAGCGCGTGCTGCCGACGCTCTCCCCCGCGGACCTGAAGGATGACCGGCCCCTGATGCGCCCGCCCCATGGATAG
- a CDS encoding nitrous oxide reductase accessory protein NosL encodes MRTAASLALLLLAACAPESPTIDLGRVECAHCRMNVVDARFAAALITKGGRQYSFDGPECMVPHVAAGAIVEEQVRAWYVSDFVRPGRLIEATAAHYAHGEAYRSPMRGDVAAFASAAERDSAIASSGGEPWDWSTARHRLAE; translated from the coding sequence ATGCGAACGGCGGCGTCACTCGCTCTGCTCCTTCTTGCCGCCTGCGCTCCGGAGAGCCCCACGATCGATCTGGGGCGGGTGGAGTGCGCCCACTGCCGCATGAACGTGGTGGACGCGCGCTTCGCGGCCGCGTTGATCACCAAGGGCGGGCGCCAGTATAGCTTCGACGGACCGGAGTGCATGGTGCCGCATGTGGCCGCAGGCGCGATCGTCGAAGAACAGGTACGGGCCTGGTATGTGAGCGATTTCGTGCGCCCGGGCCGGTTGATCGAGGCCACTGCGGCCCACTATGCGCACGGCGAGGCCTATCGCAGCCCCATGCGCGGCGACGTGGCCGCCTTCGCCTCGGCGGCCGAACGTGATTCGGCCATCGCATCCTCCGGCGGCGAGCCTTGGGATTGGTCCACCGCCCGCCATCGCCTGGCCGAATGA